The Xanthobacter flavus genome includes a window with the following:
- a CDS encoding YncE family protein encodes MSWRAALAILALGWSGTAAAGTLLAVCQSAAEVDVIDTAARTVSARVKVDKVPAGITLSPDGASAFITHPDIGLLTHLDVKTRTVVATARIGGQPFGIAAAPDGEALYVGDWSGDRILRVDPRTLAVTGTLAVGRAPAHLAIDPEGRTLYSADRESDAVSVIALSAFTRMASIPVGRAPYALDATSPTRVAAADVRGGDVALITKENHEVTRIGGMKMPYGVAFVPGHDLLLVTDQQGGTLDLIDLSAGTITKRLRLGGSPESVLVDGTTGRAYVAEWFSNRVTVVTLDDFTIAARIPVCDGPRVMALIP; translated from the coding sequence GCGGTGTGCCAGAGTGCGGCGGAGGTGGACGTCATCGACACGGCAGCCCGCACCGTCTCGGCGCGGGTGAAGGTGGACAAGGTGCCGGCCGGCATCACGCTGTCCCCCGACGGCGCGTCCGCCTTCATCACCCATCCGGACATCGGCCTGCTGACCCACCTCGACGTGAAGACACGGACGGTGGTCGCCACCGCCCGGATCGGCGGGCAGCCATTCGGCATCGCGGCGGCCCCGGACGGGGAGGCCCTCTACGTCGGTGACTGGTCCGGCGACAGGATCCTGCGCGTCGATCCGCGCACCCTTGCCGTCACCGGAACGCTCGCGGTGGGCCGGGCGCCGGCTCACCTCGCCATCGATCCTGAGGGCCGCACCCTCTACAGCGCCGACCGGGAGAGCGACGCCGTGAGCGTAATCGCCTTGTCCGCCTTCACCCGCATGGCCTCAATCCCCGTCGGCCGCGCTCCCTACGCCCTCGACGCCACCTCACCCACGCGGGTGGCGGCGGCGGATGTGCGCGGCGGGGATGTGGCGTTGATCACCAAGGAAAATCATGAGGTTACGCGTATCGGCGGCATGAAAATGCCCTATGGCGTCGCCTTCGTGCCCGGCCACGATCTGCTGCTCGTCACGGACCAGCAGGGCGGAACGCTCGACTTGATCGATCTCTCGGCGGGCACCATCACCAAGCGCCTGCGCCTCGGCGGATCGCCGGAAAGCGTACTTGTGGATGGGACGACCGGCCGCGCCTACGTGGCCGAGTGGTTCTCCAACCGCGTCACCGTCGTGACCCTCGATGATTTCACCATCGCCGCCCGCATCCCGGTCTGCGACGGTCCACGGGTGATGGCATTGATTCCCTGA
- a CDS encoding AEC family transporter, whose amino-acid sequence MHEISLIFTCLLIGVVLRWSGRLPDTATKAFGGWVINVALPATALHSVHGLKMDDGWWLAAATPWIGAILAILVIVPLCRAFGWSHRRAGALLLVGGWGNTSFVGLPMIAAFAGSQWLGLGIVIDLFGSYLALSTLGLAIAAVASAGHFDWRAVAKRIATFPPFWAILIAFATNDLPRPDWLDQLVEALARTLTPIALAAVGYALRFDRISGRLGALAVGLGYRLLLAPLAIFLMYAALGRTSDPVAQVAMLEMAMPPMLGASIIALDHDLEPDLVALVIGIGVPLSMLTAWMWWGLVISP is encoded by the coding sequence ATGCACGAGATTTCACTGATCTTCACCTGCCTCTTGATCGGCGTCGTATTGCGCTGGTCTGGCCGGCTGCCCGACACCGCCACCAAGGCTTTCGGCGGATGGGTGATCAATGTGGCGTTGCCGGCGACCGCGCTGCACAGCGTCCATGGCCTGAAGATGGATGACGGGTGGTGGCTCGCGGCGGCGACGCCGTGGATCGGCGCCATCCTTGCAATCCTTGTCATCGTGCCGCTGTGCCGGGCCTTCGGCTGGTCGCACCGGCGAGCCGGCGCGCTGCTGCTGGTGGGCGGCTGGGGCAACACATCCTTCGTGGGCCTGCCCATGATCGCGGCCTTCGCCGGCAGCCAGTGGCTGGGGCTCGGCATCGTCATCGACCTGTTCGGCTCCTACCTCGCCCTCTCCACGCTGGGCCTGGCCATTGCGGCTGTCGCAAGCGCGGGGCATTTCGACTGGCGGGCCGTGGCGAAGCGGATCGCCACCTTCCCCCCCTTCTGGGCCATCCTAATCGCCTTCGCCACCAACGATCTGCCGCGCCCGGATTGGCTCGACCAACTGGTCGAAGCGCTGGCCCGGACGCTCACCCCCATCGCCCTCGCGGCCGTGGGCTATGCCCTTCGTTTTGATCGCATTTCCGGCCGCCTGGGGGCGCTGGCGGTGGGGCTCGGCTATCGCCTGCTGCTGGCGCCGCTGGCCATCTTCCTGATGTATGCGGCGCTTGGACGAACCAGTGATCCGGTGGCGCAGGTGGCGATGCTGGAGATGGCCATGCCGCCCATGCTCGGGGCCAGCATCATCGCGCTCGACCACGATCTGGAGCCGGACCTCGTGGCCCTCGTCATCGGCATCGGCGTGCCGCTTTCCATGCTCACCGCCTGGATGTGGTGGGGGCTCGTCATCAGTCCATGA
- a CDS encoding mandelate racemase: MGEDAAPRVRLAEANLRERAAKLRMPFRFGVATLREVRQAELTVRIAAADGRGAVGIAAECLLPKWFDKNPALSDDDNVEQLRTSLAIALELYAALPADTPFGLSASVYKEQQARCAAQGLNPLVASYGPALVDRAILDATGRMLRLSFAAMMRGNVAGITVSSGLTADLDGFDIAQFLGSLQPQDTIGVRHTVGMVDALTAGDPLEGPPDGLPQTLEDVVKTYGCRFYKLKAGGDMAADLDRLTRIAAVLDAGTAQYHITLDGNEQYSDVEGIVELWRRMSEMPALSRLCASTLYIEQPIRRAVALEREVGALASLKPVMIDESDATLDAFPKAISVGYQGVSSKTCKGFYKSTLNAARIAKANSELGESRFFLSAEDLCTWSGISTQQDLALVSLLGLTHVERNGHHYLDGMSFAPDDEQATFLAAHPDLYHRPPGGPVRLAVADGEVRLKSLQYQGFAVGVIPVMD, encoded by the coding sequence CGCCGCGCGTGCGGCTGGCCGAGGCGAACCTGCGCGAGCGCGCGGCGAAGCTGCGCATGCCCTTCCGCTTCGGCGTCGCGACGCTGCGGGAGGTGCGGCAGGCGGAATTGACCGTGCGGATCGCGGCGGCGGACGGGCGCGGTGCCGTTGGCATCGCCGCCGAATGCCTTCTGCCCAAATGGTTCGACAAGAATCCCGCGCTCTCCGACGACGACAATGTGGAGCAGTTGCGGACGTCCCTGGCGATCGCGCTGGAGCTGTACGCTGCCCTCCCGGCGGACACGCCGTTCGGCCTTTCCGCAAGCGTTTACAAGGAGCAGCAGGCCCGCTGCGCCGCGCAGGGTCTCAACCCGCTGGTCGCCTCCTACGGCCCGGCGCTGGTGGACCGAGCCATTCTGGATGCCACCGGGCGGATGCTGAGGCTGTCCTTCGCGGCGATGATGCGGGGCAATGTGGCAGGTATCACCGTTAGCTCCGGCTTGACCGCGGACCTTGATGGCTTCGATATCGCCCAGTTTCTGGGCAGTTTGCAGCCCCAGGATACCATCGGCGTGCGCCACACCGTGGGCATGGTGGACGCGCTGACCGCCGGCGATCCCCTCGAAGGCCCCCCGGACGGCCTGCCGCAAACCCTTGAGGATGTTGTCAAAACTTACGGCTGCCGCTTCTACAAGCTGAAGGCCGGCGGCGACATGGCCGCCGATCTGGACCGCCTCACCCGCATTGCCGCGGTGCTGGATGCCGGGACTGCCCAGTATCACATCACTCTGGATGGCAACGAGCAGTATTCGGACGTGGAGGGCATCGTCGAACTGTGGCGGCGCATGTCGGAAATGCCTGCGCTTTCAAGGCTTTGCGCCTCCACCCTCTACATCGAACAGCCCATCCGCCGCGCCGTCGCCCTGGAGCGGGAGGTGGGGGCATTGGCATCCCTGAAGCCCGTGATGATCGACGAATCGGACGCCACCCTGGATGCCTTCCCCAAGGCTATCTCTGTGGGATATCAGGGTGTTTCCAGCAAGACCTGCAAGGGCTTCTACAAATCCACCCTCAACGCCGCCCGCATCGCCAAGGCCAATTCGGAGCTGGGCGAAAGCCGATTTTTCCTTTCCGCAGAAGACCTTTGCACCTGGTCCGGCATCAGCACCCAGCAGGACCTCGCCCTCGTCTCCCTCCTGGGCCTGACCCATGTCGAGCGCAACGGCCACCATTATCTGGACGGCATGTCGTTTGCCCCCGACGACGAGCAGGCGACCTTCCTCGCCGCCCATCCGGACCTCTATCACCGGCCCCCAGGAGGGCCGGTTCGCCTCGCCGTCGCGGATGGGGAGGTGAGGCTGAAATCGCTTCAATACCAGGGATTTGCGGTGGGCGTCATCCCCGTCATGGACTGA